The Teredinibacter sp. KSP-S5-2 genomic interval AAGCAGAGCTTAATTGGTATTGAATGTGGAATAATGACTAAACTATGCTAGCCTGGCCGCCATTTAATTTTAACTTATCCCGCAAACTTCTTGTTGGTATTTCCTTTGTTTCTGTGTTGGCCCTGCTGTCGATTGCTTTTTCCCTTGATGGTTTAAGTCAGGCGCAAAGAGAGCAGAAAAAACTGATTGATCAAACCCTGCCTGTTTTAAAAATCTCCCGTTCCATTGCCTACCTTATAAATAAGCTGATTCTGGATGCGGAATTTCTAATTGAAATAAATGATCCCGAAAAGTTTGCTGCGCGGATTGATGAGTTGTCTCAATCGGAAGAGTTAGTGGAGGAGAAGGTTTCTGATTTGTACCGCATTGAAGAAAACTTTGTTGTGAATAGTCTTGTGTCCGACATGGAGAAAATAAAACAAAATGTGGGGAAGATAAAGAATATTGTTCTTGATGAAAAGGTTCGGGCTGTTGAAGAGGTAAAGCGTAATCAGCAAGAAGTTGAATCGACATTAAGGGAATATAAGCAATTGATAGTGTCGAATACGATGCGAGTTCCTCCTCTGTCGGAAAAGGATTATTCCGAGATCGTTAGATTGCAACAATATGTTTCAGGTATAGATACGGAAATATCTCGCTATTCCTATAATGATTCTATTGATTTTATCAATAAACGCAAACACGAGTGTTTGGCGATGGTGAGGGCTGTTACTGATATCCTCACTATCATTGAAAATGAGAGCGTAAAGGATAGTTTCGCGGCACTTACTGAAACCTTGTTGGATCAGGTGGTGGCAGACGGAAAATTTTTCTCATCTGCCGTATTTCTGGCTGAATATAACGAATTATTAACAACAATTCTAAAAGATAATACTGGTTTGAATGAGAGCGTTCGAGTTTCTCTGGATGAGTTGTTGAGGGTGTCGAATTATCGAGTGTCCGATGATCTGGATCGTTTTAAGCGAGTTCTGGATGATAGGCGGAATATACTTTTTTCTCTTCTGATCTTTATGGTGGTCTTTATCATCATATTTGTTTTCTATTTTGTGATTCCACAAATTACCAATCGATTAAATCGATTAGCGTTTAGTACGCGACAGATAATGAAGGGGAATCTGAATGAAAATATATCAGTGAGTGGGAGCGATGAAATATCCCGCATGTTACAGGCGCTAGAAGAATTGCGTCTTGTTCTTAAAAAGAACGAATCCTTAAATAAGGATAACGAAGAATATAACGAGAGAATGACGCTGGCTCTGGATGCTGAGGGAATGGGGGTTTGGGAATTGAGCTTAAGGTCAAATGCTTTGCTTTGGGATAAACGCATGCATGATTTGTATATGCGGAGTTTTTCCACTGATGAATCACTGCAGGTGGTAGATTTTGATGACTGGATGTTATATCTACCTGAGAAAAGAAGAGAGGAGTATAAACAACAATTACATGAGTCAGTGAAGAAAAGAGAAAAATTTGTTTGTGAGCATGAGATTGTTCTTTCTCCAGAGGTGCGACGTTATGTACGCACTATTGCATCAATAATAACCAAAAATGGTATTGCCGAGCGTGCTGTAGGTGTAAGTTATGATATTACGGATAGATATCTGTCTAATGTCCAGTTGATTGAAGCAAAAAATCAAGCGGAAAATGCGACAAAAACAAAAAGTGAATTTCTTGCCAATATGAGCCATGAAATACGAACTCCGATGAATGGGGTTTTGGGTATGCTGAATATTGCAATGAAAAATGTTACTGACTTTGAGCAAACTAAAAGGTTGGAGTTGGCATACAGTAGCGCGAACTCTTTACTTGGCATTATTAACGATATTTTGGATTTTTCCAAAATTGAAGCCGGTAGGATGGAGCTGGAACTCATAGAGTTTAGCTTAATGGAGTTAATTAGTGAGTTGGCAAAAAGTCTTTCGGCTATTGCTTACGAGAAAGGTATAAGCATTGTGGTTGATTTATCCGAAGTAAAACGCAATGCTGTGATTGGTGACCCCGTTCGCGTGCGACAGATTTTGAATAACCTGCTGAGCAACGCTATTAAGTTTACTTCCGTGGGTGAGATTAATATAAAAGCAAAACTAACTCTGGATGATGATAAAAAATATAAATTTGAGTGCTGGATAATAGACAGTGGAATAGGGATTGACCCGGATAAAATTTCTTCGTTGTTTAACCCGTTTTCCCAGGCCGACACCTCCACTACACGTAACTTTGGTGGTACGGGGTTAGGCTTGGCTATTGTCAGTCAGCTATGCGAGTTGATGGAAGGAGATATTATAGTCTGTTCGATACCCGCTGGTGGTAGTACGTTTAAGTTTACCATTAACCTGCAACAGCCTCGGTTTACTTCTGAAGCACCGGTTATCGATTGCAGTAGTGTTAGTGCATTGATTCTTGATCAACACGTTTCCAGCCGAAATACTATTCGCCGGCAAATAGAATCTTGGGGAATAAGTGTTAATGCGTGTTCAATTGAACAGTATCTTCAATCGAACAAGTTGCGAACAGTTTTAGACCATTATGATGTGATTTTTATTGACCAGGCTGTATTTTCTTTTGCTGAAAACAAATTCTTTGCGGAGATTGATAAAGAGAAATCATTAGGCGATGCTAAGCGAGTTCTTATCTGCGATTGTATCGGTAGTGCAGACCATCTCAACTTGAACGATTTTGCTATTGACTCAACTATTTCCAGACCGGTTACCCAATC includes:
- a CDS encoding response regulator produces the protein MLAWPPFNFNLSRKLLVGISFVSVLALLSIAFSLDGLSQAQREQKKLIDQTLPVLKISRSIAYLINKLILDAEFLIEINDPEKFAARIDELSQSEELVEEKVSDLYRIEENFVVNSLVSDMEKIKQNVGKIKNIVLDEKVRAVEEVKRNQQEVESTLREYKQLIVSNTMRVPPLSEKDYSEIVRLQQYVSGIDTEISRYSYNDSIDFINKRKHECLAMVRAVTDILTIIENESVKDSFAALTETLLDQVVADGKFFSSAVFLAEYNELLTTILKDNTGLNESVRVSLDELLRVSNYRVSDDLDRFKRVLDDRRNILFSLLIFMVVFIIIFVFYFVIPQITNRLNRLAFSTRQIMKGNLNENISVSGSDEISRMLQALEELRLVLKKNESLNKDNEEYNERMTLALDAEGMGVWELSLRSNALLWDKRMHDLYMRSFSTDESLQVVDFDDWMLYLPEKRREEYKQQLHESVKKREKFVCEHEIVLSPEVRRYVRTIASIITKNGIAERAVGVSYDITDRYLSNVQLIEAKNQAENATKTKSEFLANMSHEIRTPMNGVLGMLNIAMKNVTDFEQTKRLELAYSSANSLLGIINDILDFSKIEAGRMELELIEFSLMELISELAKSLSAIAYEKGISIVVDLSEVKRNAVIGDPVRVRQILNNLLSNAIKFTSVGEINIKAKLTLDDDKKYKFECWIIDSGIGIDPDKISSLFNPFSQADTSTTRNFGGTGLGLAIVSQLCELMEGDIIVCSIPAGGSTFKFTINLQQPRFTSEAPVIDCSSVSALILDQHVSSRNTIRRQIESWGISVNACSIEQYLQSNKLRTVLDHYDVIFIDQAVFSFAENKFFAEIDKEKSLGDAKRVLICDCIGSADHLNLNDFAIDSTISRPVTQSDLFDIFAPLAHNRDQILSHDVVGGKVKASHTTPLFTKETRVLLVEDNAVNRAVANDILNDIGLQVANAANGAEAISMLQSTYGCEYDLILMDCQMPEMDGYQASRAIRSGLAGDHYKNTVIIALTANAMIGDREKCLNSGMNDYVTKPINPDMLIEKIENYIRGGDVVQYPEAIDHTEEQLSFDVWDRDVLSRRVKGKEERVQRLITLYLEQKNKRDEFLKRASSGDADINDIADFAHSVKGSAGNLGCNKLFHLAEVLEIKAREEEEAEVDVLMKGFREAIAEVDVTFSSYLKGSTATSPQPSWDTFL